The genomic segment TTTGCCTCTGTCTGCTGCGGTGCCTCTGGTGCTGGCGCTGAGCAACCTGCTGCGACCAACATTACCGAAGCCAGAATAATCGATGCCCGTTTTTTCACAAGAATTCCTCCAAATTTTCACAATCATTCCTCATGGCGTAATTGTGCCAGTTTTTACCTCTGCTGCAAAACAGTCAGCGGGTGGAAATTCATCTCCGCCCCGAGACGGAGACCAACACCTCCTAGCGCATAAATAGATACGCAAAGAAAATGGGAAAGTTACCGTATTTTGGACGACTTAAAGAAAAATTTTACAAAAGGGCCATGAGAGGAGACGTTTTCCACAGAAGTGCAAAAAAGGCAGCCAAGTCTTGGACTTGAACTGCCTTTCGGATATCGTTTCTTAGTTTTGTGTGACCAGCTGTTCCAGTTCTTCGAGCAATTCCTTAAAAACACTCAATGCTTCCGCAATCGGTGTTGGCGACGTCATGTCTACGCCTGCTCCCTTGAGCAGATTGAGCGGATAATCTGAGCTGCCACCCTTGAGGAACTGCAAATAGCGATCCACAGCTGGCTGACCTTCCTCCAAAATCTGCTTGGAAAGAGACGTCGCGGCCGAGAAGCCAGTCGCGTACTTATACACATAGAAGCCGCGATAGAAATGAGGAATCCGCGCCCATTCCAAATCAACTTCGCTGTCTACTACCATATCTGGACCGTGATAGGCAACATTGAGCTCACGGTAAATCGTACTGAGAGATTCGGCAGTCAGCGGCTCTCCCTGCTCTTCTTTTGCATGCACAATTTTCTCAAACTCGGCAAACATGGTTTGACGGAATACCGTACCACGGAACTGCTCCAGATAATGATTAATCAAGTACATGCGCTGTTTCTTGTCTGTCGTCGTCTCGAGCAAATGATTCATCAGAAGTGCTTCGTTCAGTGTGGAGGCCACTTCTGCTACGAAAATCTTGTAATCAGCATAGGTGTAAGGCTGTGCGTGGTTGGAATAGTAGCTATGCAAAGCATGCCCCATCTCATGCGCCAGTGTAAACATGTTGTTGACATTGTCCTGATAGTTCATGAGCACAAACGGGTGTGACGTATAAGCGCCCCATGAATAGGCTCCGCTTGTCTTCCCTTCATTTTCATGCACATCGATCCAACCGTTGGAAAAGCCCTCATCCAAAATGCGACCGTACTCTTCGCCCAGTGGATGTAGTGCTTCTTTAATCGTTGAGACAGCCTGATCATACGGGATTTTCATGTCCGTCTCAGGTACGATCGGCACATACAAATCGTACATGTGCAATTCATCAACACCCAATAATTTTTTGCGCAAGGCAATGTATCGGTGCATGAGCGGAAGATGCTCATGGATCGTTGCAATCAGGTTATCGTAAACAGGAAGCTCCACATTATCGGCAAACAAAGCTGCGTACAGGGCAGACGGATATTTTCTCGTCCGTGCGTAGAAAACATCCCCTTTAATCGCAGATGTCAACGAGGCAGCAATCGTATTGCGGAACTTGCCATACGTACTGTACAGCGCTTCGAATGCTTCTTTTCGCACGCGTCGGTCTTTGCTTTCCATGAACTGCGTATAGCGTCCCTTGGTCAGCTCGACTTCCTCACCGTTTTCATCCGTGATCATCGGAAATTTCATGTCCGCGTTGTTGAGCATTCCAAAAATTTTGGAAGGAGAAGACGCAAGCTCGCTCATGTTTGCCAGCAATGCTTCTTCCTCGGAAGATAGCGTATGTGGCTTAAAGCGGGTAATCTCTTCCAACAAAATGCGGTAGTGTTCAAGACCTTCTACTTCTTTTATCCACGATTGCAAGTCTTCCGTGGGAATGGCCAAAATCTCTGGCTGTATGTACGAAATGGAACCGTATACTTGCGTGCTCAGGCTGGTCGCCCTGTCAGTCAGACCTTGATACTTGCTGTTCGCATTGTCTTCATCTCGACGCATACGTGCATAGACGTACACTTGATCAAGCGTCTTCAACAATTCATCTTGCAGAGTCAACACGGCCAGCAACTGTTTACCGGAAGTAGCTAGAGAGCCTTTCATTGCTGCGATTTTTTCTGTGAGCTGTTTTACTTTTTGTACGTCCGCTTCCCAATCATTATCAGTGGGATACATGTCCTCGAGACGCCATTTGTATTCTGCGGGGACGTCACTGCGTTTCGGCAGTGTTTTGCTTTTATTCACCGTGATCACTCCCTCGTTATTCATGTAAGATGAAATGGTCAAATCATCCATATGTGTATCCTATCGTATTATGCCTACAGGTTCAAATCAGTCAGGCACTTTCACGATTTTCCACAGAAAAAAAGCCGAGCTTTCCCGAAATGGAAAAGTCAGCTTCTCCCTACTCCGATATAGTGAAAGCCTGCTTCCTTCACCTCCTGGTTCGGCCAGGCATTTCGTCCGTCTACCAAGAGCGGCTGCGTCATGCTTTGATGAACCTGTTTCCAATCCAGTTGGACACACTGTTCCCATTCTGTGACCAATAATGCGGCGTGTGCTCCCTCGCATGCTTCTGCCGCGGATTGCGTGTATGTGACCTGCGGAAACTGCTTGCTGACACTAGGTACTCCAATCGGATCGAACGCCTTCACGGAAGCACCTCTTTGCAGGAGTGCTTCTATCAATTTGAGCGATGGCGCTTCGCGGATGTCATCCGTATCCGGTTTAAACGTCAACCCCAAAACGGCAATTTCTTTGCCTTTTAGATCAGGGAGTTGCAAGCACAACTGCTCCAAAAACCAGGCAGGCTGCGTAGCATTCACCTCTCGCACTTTATCCAAAATGCTTAAGTGAATATTGTGCTCAGCTGCGAGCTGCAATAACGCAATCGTATCCTTCGGAAAACAGGAGCCGCCATATCCTACTCCTGCCCGTAAAAATTGCGGACCGATTCGGCTGTCCAGTCCCATTCCCCGCGAGATCGTCACGATATCCGTCCCGAGCGCGGTACTTAACCGTGCTAGCTCATTCATGAAGGAAATTCGGGTGGCCAAAAATGCATTCGAAGCGTATTTGATCAGCTCTGCGTTTGCTCTGGTGGTGATTACTCGCGGTGCCATCACGCCATTGTACAGCTCCTCCATGCGCGCCGCTGCCTGAGGATTATCTACGCCAATGACGATTCGCGAAGGCTCCAATGCGTCCAATAATGCACTCCCTTCCCGTAAAAACTCCGGGTTGGACGCAACAGATACTCCTTGGCAGCCAGCCAGCATCCCCGCGACTTTTTCGCCAGTTCCGACTGGTACGGTACTCTTGATTACCACGATGCGTTCTTGCGGTGCGAGCGAATGGACCTTTTCAATGTCTGAAACAGCCCCGAGTAAATACGTTAAATCGGCTGTGCCGTCTGCTGCTTCAGGTGTCCCTACACAAATATAAAAGATCTCTGCGTCCTTTGCCTCTGTCAGATCCGTATAAAAAGCAAGCGCGCCATCATCCAGTACTTTTTTCAATGCCTCATCTAAGCCCGGCTCGTAAATCGGCGAGATCCCTTGGCGCAATTTTTCTACTTTGGATGCAACGAGGTCAATACCAGTTACCTGATGACCGTTCATGGCAAGGGAGACAGCAGTCGTCAAACCTACGTAACCGGTCCCAATAACGGCAACTTTCATTCCTTCACCTCATCATTTTTTCGAGACACGCAAATAGAGCTCTTCTAGCCTCATCCGCTGCTTATGGATATCATGGTTTTTTTCTACTTTCAGTCGAGCCTCCGTCGTGATCTGTGCCCATTCATGACTTTCTGTTAGAACACGGTTGATCATTTTCCCGAGTGCAGTCGGCGATTTCTCCGGGACAAGATATCCGGTCCTTTTGTTTTCGACCAGCTCAGGAATCCCCGCGTGATAGGTGGAAATGACAGGGCGTCCGCTAGCCATCGCTTCCATAATGACATTGGGAATTCCCTCTTGATTGCCATTTCTCGCTGTCTTGCATGCGAGGATAAACAAATGGCACTTGGCCAGTTCACGCTGGACTTCACGATGTGGCAGTGCACCTTTGAGCACGACTTGTGTGCCTAACCTGTTTTTCTTGATCAGTCGTTTGAGCTTCTTTTTTTCTTCTCCATCGCCGACGATGATTAGCTTCGCCTTGGGATGTTTTTTATGCACCTGGGTAAACGCCTTGATTAACGTATCCATCCCCTTTTTTTCAGTCAGTCTCCCTACACTTAGCAATCGGTACTCCCCATTTTCCACAGGCTGTTGCGGCAGCATCGGAAATTTGCGCAAATCAATTCCTGAACGAATAAGGGTAATTTTAGACGGGGGACAGCCCAGACGAATCAATCGCTTTCTCATGTGATTGCTGACGACTGTAAACGCCTGGCCCTTTCGAAAGAGACGCGTAAGGGACCGTCTGTACACGGGATTTTCTTTTACGCGCTTGGTCGCATCAAAGCCGTGAAAGGAAGTGATCAGGGGAAGCTTGCTTTTTTGTGCATAAGGAAGCAATTCTAATCCAGCAGGACCAAAACGGGCATGCAGGCATTTAATTTTTTTTCGTCGCAGCCAAGTGGAGAGGCCGGCCATATGCTTGCGCACATAGACCGGCGAATAAGGAAATTGTTTTCGGTTAAAGGCTCGCTGTCGGGTCAACACCACGGGTTTGACCACTTGATGTCCAAGCAATTGCTCATAAATAAATGTTTCACTCTTGGGAAGAAACTTTCTGCGATAAACGAGGACCCGATGCATGCAACTGGCCTCCTTTATGACGGGAGTTACCCCTTCGATTGCGAACGAATCTCTGCTAATTGATGGCGAAG from the Brevibacillus brevis genome contains:
- the pepF gene encoding oligoendopeptidase F; the encoded protein is MDDLTISSYMNNEGVITVNKSKTLPKRSDVPAEYKWRLEDMYPTDNDWEADVQKVKQLTEKIAAMKGSLATSGKQLLAVLTLQDELLKTLDQVYVYARMRRDEDNANSKYQGLTDRATSLSTQVYGSISYIQPEILAIPTEDLQSWIKEVEGLEHYRILLEEITRFKPHTLSSEEEALLANMSELASSPSKIFGMLNNADMKFPMITDENGEEVELTKGRYTQFMESKDRRVRKEAFEALYSTYGKFRNTIAASLTSAIKGDVFYARTRKYPSALYAALFADNVELPVYDNLIATIHEHLPLMHRYIALRKKLLGVDELHMYDLYVPIVPETDMKIPYDQAVSTIKEALHPLGEEYGRILDEGFSNGWIDVHENEGKTSGAYSWGAYTSHPFVLMNYQDNVNNMFTLAHEMGHALHSYYSNHAQPYTYADYKIFVAEVASTLNEALLMNHLLETTTDKKQRMYLINHYLEQFRGTVFRQTMFAEFEKIVHAKEEQGEPLTAESLSTIYRELNVAYHGPDMVVDSEVDLEWARIPHFYRGFYVYKYATGFSAATSLSKQILEEGQPAVDRYLQFLKGGSSDYPLNLLKGAGVDMTSPTPIAEALSVFKELLEELEQLVTQN
- a CDS encoding UDP-glucose dehydrogenase family protein; this translates as MKVAVIGTGYVGLTTAVSLAMNGHQVTGIDLVASKVEKLRQGISPIYEPGLDEALKKVLDDGALAFYTDLTEAKDAEIFYICVGTPEAADGTADLTYLLGAVSDIEKVHSLAPQERIVVIKSTVPVGTGEKVAGMLAGCQGVSVASNPEFLREGSALLDALEPSRIVIGVDNPQAAARMEELYNGVMAPRVITTRANAELIKYASNAFLATRISFMNELARLSTALGTDIVTISRGMGLDSRIGPQFLRAGVGYGGSCFPKDTIALLQLAAEHNIHLSILDKVREVNATQPAWFLEQLCLQLPDLKGKEIAVLGLTFKPDTDDIREAPSLKLIEALLQRGASVKAFDPIGVPSVSKQFPQVTYTQSAAEACEGAHAALLVTEWEQCVQLDWKQVHQSMTQPLLVDGRNAWPNQEVKEAGFHYIGVGRS
- a CDS encoding glycosyltransferase, with translation MHRVLVYRRKFLPKSETFIYEQLLGHQVVKPVVLTRQRAFNRKQFPYSPVYVRKHMAGLSTWLRRKKIKCLHARFGPAGLELLPYAQKSKLPLITSFHGFDATKRVKENPVYRRSLTRLFRKGQAFTVVSNHMRKRLIRLGCPPSKITLIRSGIDLRKFPMLPQQPVENGEYRLLSVGRLTEKKGMDTLIKAFTQVHKKHPKAKLIIVGDGEEKKKLKRLIKKNRLGTQVVLKGALPHREVQRELAKCHLFILACKTARNGNQEGIPNVIMEAMASGRPVISTYHAGIPELVENKRTGYLVPEKSPTALGKMINRVLTESHEWAQITTEARLKVEKNHDIHKQRMRLEELYLRVSKK